A single Spirosoma agri DNA region contains:
- the ltrA gene encoding group II intron reverse transcriptase/maturase, with the protein MMDWKAIPWRKLERNVFKLQTRIFKASHRDDRRTVRQPPGGPVQKTLMRSWSAQCLAVRRVTQDNQGKHTAGVDGVKSLPPKQRLDLVNQLTPVHKPKPTRRVWISKPGSTEKRPLGIPTLHDRAQQALVKQVLEPEWEAKFEPNSYGFRPGRSAHDAIAAIFSSICHKPKYVLDADIAKCFDCIDHQALSTKLATFPSLRRQISGWLKAGVMDGDTLYPTLEGTPQGGVISPLLANIALHGMEQWLKQEVRPKRRIGNDKRGTGNPVHFIRYADDFVLVHEDLETVQLCRERIATWLMSMGLALKPSKTRVTHTLQAYEGSIGFDFLGFTIRQFSKQTDQGTGKLRFTTLIKPAQESAKRHYKRIDQLIDRHKSNSQVALINELNPVIRGWSTYYSRVVSKEHFTKLDHLIVRKLKTWAKRRHPTKSTHWIYAKYWQMEKGKKWLFRIRLKGSVIRLLHHSETPIIRHIKVQRNRSPYDGDWIYWSTRLGRSPQVSNRFSLLLKMQKGKCRHCNLFFRDEDVLEVDHIVPRLQGGKDVITNLQLLHRHCHDRKTAADRPELSGKV; encoded by the coding sequence ATGATGGACTGGAAGGCGATCCCCTGGCGCAAGCTGGAACGGAACGTTTTTAAGCTGCAAACGCGCATATTCAAAGCCTCGCACCGTGACGATAGAAGAACAGTTCGACAACCGCCAGGCGGCCCTGTCCAAAAAACATTGATGAGATCTTGGTCAGCCCAATGTCTGGCCGTTCGGCGGGTGACTCAAGACAATCAGGGGAAACATACTGCTGGGGTAGATGGCGTCAAATCACTTCCCCCTAAACAGCGGCTAGACCTGGTTAACCAGTTGACACCCGTACACAAACCCAAGCCAACCCGACGGGTTTGGATATCCAAACCGGGCTCAACAGAAAAACGCCCTTTGGGTATTCCTACGCTGCATGACCGTGCTCAGCAAGCACTCGTCAAACAAGTACTAGAACCTGAATGGGAGGCTAAGTTTGAGCCAAACAGCTACGGTTTTCGACCAGGGCGTTCGGCCCATGATGCCATTGCGGCCATCTTTAGTAGTATCTGTCATAAACCCAAGTATGTTTTGGATGCCGATATTGCTAAATGCTTTGACTGCATTGACCATCAGGCGCTATCGACCAAATTAGCCACATTCCCAAGCCTGAGACGACAGATTAGCGGCTGGCTCAAGGCGGGTGTAATGGATGGTGATACCTTGTACCCAACCCTGGAAGGCACCCCACAAGGCGGAGTTATTTCCCCCTTATTGGCCAATATTGCCCTTCATGGTATGGAACAATGGCTGAAACAGGAAGTCAGGCCTAAACGAAGGATCGGCAACGATAAAAGGGGGACGGGGAATCCCGTTCACTTTATTCGATATGCCGATGATTTCGTGCTGGTCCATGAGGACTTGGAAACCGTTCAATTGTGCCGGGAACGTATTGCTACTTGGTTAATGAGTATGGGCTTAGCCCTCAAACCCAGCAAGACAAGAGTTACCCATACCCTTCAGGCTTATGAAGGCAGTATTGGGTTCGACTTCCTTGGTTTTACGATTCGTCAATTCTCGAAACAGACTGATCAGGGAACGGGAAAGCTGCGGTTCACAACGCTCATCAAACCAGCCCAAGAGAGTGCTAAACGACACTATAAACGCATAGACCAACTCATTGATCGCCATAAGAGTAACAGTCAAGTGGCGCTGATCAATGAATTAAATCCGGTCATCCGTGGCTGGTCTACCTATTATTCACGAGTCGTCAGTAAAGAGCACTTTACGAAACTGGATCACCTGATCGTTCGGAAATTAAAGACATGGGCCAAACGCCGGCATCCTACCAAATCGACCCACTGGATCTATGCTAAATATTGGCAGATGGAAAAAGGGAAGAAATGGCTGTTTAGGATTCGGCTTAAAGGCTCGGTTATCCGACTTCTTCACCATAGTGAAACGCCTATCATCCGGCACATTAAGGTGCAGCGCAATCGGAGTCCCTACGATGGTGATTGGATCTATTGGAGTACTCGGTTGGGGCGCTCACCCCAAGTAAGTAATCGATTTTCCTTACTACTCAAAATGCAAAAGGGAAAATGTCGACATTGCAATCTGTTCTTTCGCGATGAAGATGTACTAGAGGTCGATCATATTGTCCCCCGTTTACAGGGAGGGAAAGATGTGATTACCAATCTACAACTTCTTCATCGCCATTGTCACGATAGAAAGACAGCCGCTGATCGACCAGAGCTGTCGGGCAAGGTATAG
- a CDS encoding peptidylprolyl isomerase codes for MKLYLLSLILFVLETSRSLYGQTLLETNNKTHYTNQAANKEISRLYRKLKAGYDFDKLAQEYSQDYGSFTVGGKLGWQKPNQFVPEFNQMISQMSKNQLSKPFKTGFGYHIVQLLDKKPGEVLTRHILLKVDS; via the coding sequence ATGAAACTCTATCTTTTGTCACTCATTCTTTTTGTGTTAGAAACCTCTCGTTCCTTGTATGGACAGACACTCCTAGAAACGAATAACAAAACCCATTATACTAATCAAGCCGCTAACAAAGAAATCAGTCGGCTATATCGAAAATTGAAGGCTGGATACGACTTCGACAAACTTGCTCAAGAATATTCTCAGGATTATGGCTCTTTCACAGTAGGGGGAAAATTAGGGTGGCAAAAGCCAAATCAATTCGTACCTGAGTTTAATCAAATGATTAGTCAGATGAGTAAAAACCAATTGTCAAAGCCGTTCAAAACGGGGTTTGGATACCATATTGTCCAACTACTAGACAAGAAGCCAGGCGAAGTTTTAACTAGACATATTCTTCTAAAAGTAGATAGCTAA
- a CDS encoding outer membrane beta-barrel protein: MKTVYCKTLALVISIINVSYAQNPVKESYFGIRAGYLKASTDVNNLTKLPYEIRLGGVAPLNSFYGGVFYHHNVSPWLAYRVELNYQQKGIELQNQNGNVVGHQKLHYAGLTPLIGITPLNGLSLFVGPEANVYLGQSVDGANYGPNTTPIELGISSRLSYRYKWIGLEVGHSQALNDYKSVDIAGARSTLRNRAWQAGLLFAPTLLKKKGK, encoded by the coding sequence ATGAAAACTGTCTATTGTAAAACTCTTGCATTAGTAATCTCAATCATTAACGTATCGTACGCTCAGAACCCAGTCAAGGAGAGCTACTTTGGCATCAGAGCGGGATATTTAAAAGCGTCAACCGACGTAAATAACTTAACAAAGTTACCTTATGAAATAAGGTTGGGCGGAGTAGCTCCACTAAATAGCTTTTACGGAGGAGTCTTTTATCATCATAATGTATCGCCTTGGTTGGCCTATCGAGTTGAACTCAACTACCAGCAAAAGGGCATCGAGTTGCAGAATCAAAATGGTAACGTAGTCGGTCATCAAAAACTCCATTACGCTGGTTTGACTCCTCTAATCGGCATTACCCCTCTAAACGGTCTTAGTCTTTTTGTAGGTCCGGAGGCCAATGTGTATCTCGGGCAGAGTGTAGATGGGGCCAATTATGGTCCTAATACGACACCGATTGAATTAGGTATTAGTAGTCGGCTATCTTATCGCTACAAATGGATTGGTTTGGAAGTAGGTCATTCCCAAGCTCTGAACGACTACAAATCAGTCGATATAGCAGGAGCACGATCTACCTTAAGAAACCGTGCTTGGCAGGCTGGTTTATTATTTGCGCCTACCCTGCTGAAAAAAAAGGGTAAATAG
- a CDS encoding WapI family immunity protein: protein MLIENEIKTRFIQLVVVESELHYYPTFKLSIQLKTEEITAKFDRSIWVSEVDVQNFIQQLEALDKSRNGKAKLSGMSPNDFDLIIENLDTLGHLSVCLSLKRESSLILDYKDSLKVCFEIDPTSIPSIKKSFTKEMTV from the coding sequence ATGCTAATAGAGAATGAAATCAAAACAAGATTCATTCAGCTGGTCGTGGTTGAATCAGAACTTCATTATTACCCGACTTTTAAGCTATCAATTCAACTCAAGACTGAAGAAATTACAGCTAAGTTTGACCGATCCATTTGGGTTTCGGAAGTGGACGTACAAAACTTTATTCAGCAGTTAGAAGCACTTGATAAGTCTAGAAATGGCAAGGCCAAACTCAGTGGCATGTCGCCCAATGATTTCGATTTGATTATTGAAAACTTAGACACTCTAGGCCATCTATCGGTCTGTCTCTCTTTAAAAAGAGAATCATCTCTTATCTTGGACTACAAAGATTCGCTCAAAGTCTGCTTTGAAATTGATCCTACCTCTATCCCTTCCATCAAGAAATCCTTTACCAAGGAGATGACAGTTTAG
- a CDS encoding ABC transporter permease: MRVLSFLLRKEFRQIFRDKSILALIFMLPTIQLIIMPLAANFDVKNVNLVLVDHDHSPYSQRLISKIGSSGYFRIIENSRSFNEALRLVEANQADLVLEIPAGFEREFVREGAQKLSLAVDAINGTKAALGGAYLSQIVTDFNTDVRLEWLQPGRFSTASVIDVTASNWFNPLGKYQFFMVPGILVLLLTMVGGFLSALNIVREKEIGTIEQINVTPIQKWQFILGKMIPFWVLGLIVFTIGLLIARLIYGIVPVGSLATLYLFAGVYLVALLGFGLLISTYSDTQVQAMFVAFFFIMIFILMSGLFTSIDSMPVWARTIAYLTPVTHFIEVMRMIVLKGSSLANVKWQLLYEVIFAIILNGWAIWNYRKTT; encoded by the coding sequence ATGAGAGTTTTAAGCTTCCTGTTACGGAAAGAGTTTCGGCAGATTTTTCGGGATAAAAGCATCCTGGCGCTGATTTTTATGCTCCCGACAATCCAACTCATTATCATGCCGTTGGCGGCCAATTTCGATGTCAAAAATGTGAATCTGGTGCTAGTCGATCACGATCACAGCCCCTATTCGCAACGGCTGATTTCCAAAATCGGGTCGTCGGGTTATTTCCGGATCATCGAAAATAGTCGTTCGTTTAACGAAGCACTACGTCTGGTGGAAGCCAATCAGGCTGATCTGGTCCTGGAAATTCCGGCTGGGTTTGAACGGGAGTTCGTGCGCGAAGGCGCCCAGAAATTGTCGCTGGCGGTGGATGCCATCAATGGAACGAAAGCCGCGCTGGGCGGAGCGTATCTGAGCCAGATCGTCACGGATTTCAACACTGATGTTCGGCTCGAATGGCTACAGCCGGGGCGCTTTTCTACAGCTTCAGTGATCGACGTAACAGCTTCCAACTGGTTTAATCCGTTAGGCAAGTACCAGTTTTTTATGGTGCCGGGTATTCTGGTGCTTCTCCTGACGATGGTGGGCGGCTTTTTATCGGCCCTGAACATAGTTCGGGAAAAAGAAATTGGCACCATCGAGCAAATCAACGTAACGCCGATCCAGAAGTGGCAGTTTATTTTGGGCAAAATGATTCCGTTCTGGGTGCTGGGCCTGATCGTCTTCACCATCGGCCTGCTCATCGCCCGCCTGATTTACGGCATAGTTCCGGTCGGAAGTCTGGCGACACTTTATCTGTTTGCGGGCGTATATCTAGTTGCGTTGCTGGGGTTTGGCCTATTGATTTCCACCTACAGCGATACCCAGGTGCAGGCCATGTTCGTCGCCTTCTTTTTCATCATGATTTTTATCCTGATGAGCGGCCTGTTCACCTCGATCGACAGCATGCCCGTTTGGGCCAGAACCATTGCGTACCTGACGCCCGTAACGCATTTTATCGAAGTTATGCGAATGATTGTGCTGAAAGGGAGCAGCCTGGCTAATGTTAAGTGGCAACTACTCTACGAAGTCATTTTTGCCATTATCCTGAATGGCTGGGCCATCTGGAATTATCGGAAAACAACCTAA
- a CDS encoding ABC transporter permease: protein MKQLLVFIRKEFYHVFRDQRTLLILFGLPTAQILLFGFTLSSEVKNVNLAVVDFARDVVSQQIITKIQSSSYFNLQQSVMRYDDMQRAFREGKIKAAVIFPTNFNDDLRHLGTAQVQLITDASDPNTAKIITNYITAILGGYQQQLNAVAAVPHQIQTETRMLYNPDMNGSLNFIPGVLALILMIVCTTLTSVSIVREKELGTMEVLLVSPFKPILVLIAKAVPYLVLSLLDFILILLLSVYVLNVRVQGSIFLLFGESALFIICCLSLGLLISNVTASQQVAMLISMMGMMLPTMLFTGFMFPIENMPVPLQVISNLVPSRWYYLIVKAIMLKGLGFGAVWKETVVLVSMTLVLLGISLKNFNIRLA, encoded by the coding sequence ATGAAACAACTTCTGGTATTCATACGAAAAGAATTTTACCACGTCTTCCGTGATCAGCGCACGCTGCTGATTCTGTTTGGCTTGCCCACGGCCCAGATTCTGCTGTTTGGGTTTACCTTGAGCAGTGAGGTGAAAAACGTCAATCTTGCCGTCGTCGATTTTGCCCGGGACGTAGTGTCGCAGCAGATTATTACCAAAATTCAGTCCAGCTCGTATTTCAACTTACAGCAGTCGGTGATGCGGTACGATGACATGCAGCGCGCCTTTCGGGAAGGCAAGATCAAAGCCGCCGTTATCTTTCCCACCAATTTTAACGACGATTTGCGCCATCTGGGTACCGCGCAGGTTCAACTCATTACCGATGCATCGGACCCTAATACGGCCAAAATTATAACGAATTACATCACCGCCATCCTTGGGGGTTATCAACAGCAACTCAATGCGGTCGCTGCGGTACCGCATCAAATTCAGACCGAAACCCGGATGCTCTACAATCCGGATATGAACGGATCGCTGAATTTTATTCCCGGCGTATTGGCCCTGATTCTGATGATTGTCTGCACGACGTTGACGTCGGTTTCGATTGTTCGCGAAAAAGAACTGGGTACCATGGAAGTTCTGCTGGTGTCACCCTTCAAACCAATTCTGGTGCTGATTGCCAAAGCGGTGCCGTATCTGGTTCTTTCCCTGCTGGACTTTATCCTGATTTTACTGCTGTCGGTATACGTATTGAATGTGCGCGTTCAGGGGAGCATTTTCCTGCTTTTTGGGGAGAGTGCGCTGTTCATTATCTGTTGTTTATCGCTGGGATTACTGATTTCCAATGTAACGGCTTCCCAGCAGGTGGCCATGCTGATTTCCATGATGGGCATGATGCTACCAACGATGCTGTTTACGGGCTTCATGTTTCCGATTGAGAATATGCCGGTGCCGTTGCAGGTGATTTCCAATCTGGTGCCCTCCCGGTGGTATTACCTGATTGTCAAAGCCATTATGTTGAAAGGGCTTGGCTTTGGCGCCGTTTGGAAGGAAACGGTCGTGCTGGTCAGCATGACGCTGGTGTTGCTGGGAATTAGCCTAAAAAACTTTAACATACGATTGGCATGA
- a CDS encoding ABC transporter ATP-binding protein yields the protein MESTTTKAISCTELSKQFGDFVAVDKISFDVERGEIFGFLGANGAGKTTAMRMLCGLSYPTSGKARVAGFDVYTQQESIKKNIGYMSQKFSLYENLSILENIEFFGGVYGLSDNELKSRSNQLVDTLGLQQEAKKMVGSLPLGWKQKLAFSVAIIHNPTIVFLDEPTGGVDPVTRRQFWDLIYTAAGRGITIFVTTHYMDEAEYCNRVSIMVDGRVEALDSPTNLKARFSTDSMDDVFYQLARGAKRAAD from the coding sequence ATGGAATCAACAACCACTAAAGCCATTTCCTGTACTGAATTGTCGAAGCAATTCGGGGATTTTGTGGCCGTCGATAAGATCTCCTTTGACGTCGAGCGGGGTGAAATTTTTGGCTTCCTGGGAGCCAATGGGGCGGGTAAAACCACGGCCATGCGGATGCTCTGCGGCCTGTCGTACCCAACGTCCGGCAAGGCCCGTGTGGCTGGATTCGACGTCTACACGCAACAGGAATCCATCAAGAAAAATATTGGCTACATGAGTCAGAAGTTTTCGCTCTACGAAAATCTGAGCATTCTGGAGAATATTGAATTCTTCGGTGGAGTCTACGGACTGTCTGACAACGAGCTGAAATCCAGAAGCAACCAACTGGTCGATACGTTGGGTTTGCAGCAGGAAGCCAAAAAAATGGTGGGGAGTTTGCCGCTGGGCTGGAAACAGAAACTGGCTTTTTCGGTCGCCATTATCCACAACCCAACGATCGTATTTCTGGATGAACCGACCGGGGGCGTTGACCCCGTGACCCGGCGGCAGTTCTGGGATTTGATTTACACAGCCGCCGGTCGAGGCATTACCATTTTCGTAACAACTCACTACATGGACGAGGCTGAGTATTGCAACCGGGTCTCGATTATGGTCGACGGTCGAGTAGAAGCCCTGGATTCGCCGACGAATCTGAAAGCCAGGTTTTCGACTGATTCCATGGACGATGTATTTTACCAACTGGCTCGGGGTGCTAAACGCGCTGCTGACTAA
- a CDS encoding ABC transporter ATP-binding protein → MGAVTVTNITKTYGDATTNEQVIALDNVSFSVEPGELFGLIGPDGAGKTSMFRILTTVLLADKGQARVDGFDVVNDFQAIRNTVGYMPGRFSLYQDLTIEENLNFFATLFGTTMQQNYALIKDIYEQIEPFKKRRAGKLSGGMKQKLALCCALIHKPTVLFLDEPTTGVDVVSRREFWEMLKRLKQQGITILVSTPYMDEATLCERIALMQNGKILSIDTPDNIINTYPGKLFAVKADSIPHLLSDMRAYVPVRSSYAFGEYIHVTFKQDTDTNVADLTDYLAQKGHGGIAIKSITPTIEDRFINLMTNQAD, encoded by the coding sequence ATGGGTGCCGTAACGGTAACGAATATCACCAAAACCTACGGGGATGCGACGACCAACGAACAGGTCATTGCGCTGGATAACGTATCGTTTTCGGTGGAGCCGGGCGAGCTGTTCGGGCTGATTGGTCCCGACGGGGCCGGAAAAACCAGCATGTTCCGCATCCTAACGACGGTGCTGCTAGCCGACAAAGGGCAGGCCAGGGTCGATGGTTTCGACGTAGTGAACGACTTTCAGGCAATTCGGAATACTGTAGGTTACATGCCGGGCCGGTTTTCGCTTTACCAGGATCTGACGATCGAAGAAAATCTGAACTTCTTTGCTACGTTGTTCGGCACAACGATGCAGCAGAATTATGCGTTGATCAAAGACATCTACGAACAGATCGAGCCGTTCAAAAAGCGCCGGGCGGGCAAGCTCTCCGGAGGGATGAAACAAAAGCTGGCGCTGTGCTGCGCGCTGATTCATAAGCCAACGGTACTGTTTCTGGACGAACCAACAACGGGCGTCGATGTGGTGTCGCGCCGGGAGTTCTGGGAGATGCTGAAGCGCCTGAAACAGCAGGGCATTACGATTCTGGTGTCGACGCCCTACATGGACGAAGCCACTCTCTGCGAACGTATTGCCCTGATGCAGAACGGTAAAATTCTCTCGATTGATACCCCGGATAACATCATCAACACTTATCCGGGTAAACTGTTCGCGGTGAAAGCCGACTCCATTCCGCATCTACTAAGTGATATGCGGGCGTACGTACCCGTTCGAAGTAGCTATGCCTTTGGCGAATACATTCATGTTACCTTCAAGCAGGACACCGATACCAACGTAGCGGATTTAACGGATTATCTAGCGCAAAAAGGGCATGGCGGCATTGCCATAAAATCCATCACGCCTACCATCGAAGATCGGTTTATTAATCTTATGACGAACCAGGCTGACTAA
- a CDS encoding HlyD family secretion protein — protein MKSLIIHLTIAAIFALASCQTNQLDYDASGNFEADEIIVSSQQNGQILTFSPKEGDLLKAGVNLGQIDVTTTKLQKEQVQASMQALRQRTSNVGPQVELTRRQLVVQEAQMSQLLRERTRTENLIKADAATQKQLDDLNAQLDQMTKQLDVTRQQIRLQESNTATQNRSVLSETGSLAKAVEQYTVQVQKGQIINPVTGTVLTKYAFAGEMATIGKPLYRLANTDTLTLRAYITGSQLPQVEVDQPVTVRIDKGEKGFKLYPGTISWISSKSEFTPKTIQTKDERANLVYATKIRVKNDGYLKIGMYGEVILNAGKAKQTN, from the coding sequence ATGAAATCCCTGATTATACACCTAACCATTGCCGCTATTTTCGCCTTGGCGTCATGCCAGACAAACCAACTCGACTACGATGCATCGGGTAATTTTGAAGCGGACGAAATCATTGTTTCATCGCAGCAAAACGGCCAGATCCTGACGTTTTCACCGAAGGAGGGCGACCTACTGAAAGCCGGTGTGAATCTGGGCCAGATCGACGTAACGACGACCAAACTCCAGAAAGAACAGGTGCAGGCGTCGATGCAGGCGCTCCGGCAACGAACCTCCAATGTCGGCCCGCAAGTCGAACTCACCCGCCGACAGCTTGTCGTTCAGGAAGCTCAGATGAGCCAGTTGCTTCGGGAGCGAACCCGTACGGAGAACCTGATTAAGGCCGATGCCGCGACACAAAAGCAGTTAGATGACCTGAATGCCCAGCTTGACCAGATGACAAAGCAGCTGGACGTGACCCGTCAGCAGATTCGGTTGCAGGAGTCGAATACGGCCACCCAGAACCGGAGCGTATTGAGCGAAACGGGTTCGCTGGCCAAAGCCGTTGAGCAATACACGGTGCAGGTCCAGAAAGGCCAGATAATCAATCCGGTAACGGGTACGGTGCTGACTAAATATGCATTTGCGGGCGAGATGGCCACCATCGGTAAACCGTTGTATCGACTTGCGAACACGGACACGCTGACCTTACGGGCTTACATCACCGGTTCGCAACTGCCCCAGGTGGAAGTCGATCAGCCCGTAACGGTACGTATCGATAAGGGTGAAAAAGGGTTTAAACTGTATCCCGGTACGATTTCCTGGATTTCGTCCAAATCGGAGTTCACCCCCAAAACCATCCAGACAAAAGACGAACGGGCGAATCTGGTTTACGCGACCAAAATCCGGGTGAAGAACGACGGTTACCTCAAAATCGGCATGTACGGGGAAGTGATCCTGAATGCCGGAAAGGCAAAACAAACGAACTGA
- a CDS encoding TolC family protein, whose translation MKRVVILIGVWIGATSTWAQSARSLTLEECYVLAQENYPLSKQRALIQKTRDYSVANAAKGYLPQLAFSGQATYQSQTIDFSESPLGSLPLGASLPKISKDQYKVTGQIDQVIYDGGVIQYTQQTRQSDAVIQEQNLNVNLYALRDRVNNLFFGLALIEEQRKLADLRKSDIQQGVDRTQGALANGTSFRSNLNELKAELIRVDQNTTELNAMRRAYVTMLGALINQTLDENTTLIRPQSVTLSTQINRPELILFESQKRIYDVQENQLRAASRPKVSAFFQENYGRPTFNIINNTVDFFWMGGIRINWALSSFYTTRRNDRQLLNVNRQQVDVQRETFLFNTNLSMVQQRSDVQKYQELIEQDNQIVELRSSVKTSANAQLQNGVITTHDYIAQVNAENEARQSLALHQIQLLQVQYNHKTTSGN comes from the coding sequence ATGAAACGAGTAGTTATCCTGATCGGCGTATGGATCGGAGCGACCAGCACCTGGGCGCAGTCGGCCCGATCCTTAACTCTGGAAGAATGTTACGTGCTGGCTCAGGAAAATTATCCGCTCAGTAAACAGCGGGCATTGATCCAGAAAACCCGGGATTATTCCGTTGCGAATGCCGCCAAAGGCTACTTGCCTCAACTCGCGTTTTCGGGCCAGGCAACGTATCAGAGCCAGACAATAGACTTTTCTGAGTCGCCACTGGGTTCGTTGCCGCTAGGCGCTTCGTTGCCTAAAATCAGCAAAGATCAGTACAAAGTTACCGGACAGATCGACCAGGTAATTTATGACGGCGGGGTTATCCAATACACCCAGCAAACGCGTCAGAGCGATGCGGTTATTCAGGAGCAGAATCTGAACGTGAACCTATACGCCCTCCGGGACCGGGTCAATAATCTGTTTTTCGGCCTTGCCCTGATTGAAGAGCAACGTAAACTGGCCGATCTGCGCAAATCCGATATTCAGCAGGGTGTTGACCGCACGCAGGGTGCTCTGGCCAACGGTACGTCGTTCCGCAGTAACCTGAACGAACTGAAAGCGGAACTCATCCGGGTCGATCAAAACACGACCGAGTTGAACGCCATGCGCCGGGCTTACGTAACGATGTTGGGCGCGCTCATCAACCAAACGCTGGATGAGAACACGACGCTGATCAGACCGCAATCCGTTACGTTGTCAACCCAGATTAACCGACCTGAGTTGATATTGTTCGAAAGCCAGAAGCGAATTTACGACGTACAGGAAAATCAACTACGCGCGGCCAGTCGGCCAAAAGTCAGTGCCTTTTTTCAGGAAAACTACGGTCGGCCTACCTTCAACATCATCAACAATACGGTTGATTTCTTCTGGATGGGAGGCATTCGGATAAACTGGGCGTTGAGCAGCTTCTATACAACCCGACGGAACGATCGCCAGCTACTCAACGTGAACCGCCAGCAGGTGGATGTACAGCGCGAGACGTTTCTGTTCAATACCAATCTGTCGATGGTGCAGCAGCGTTCGGATGTGCAGAAGTATCAGGAGTTGATTGAGCAGGATAACCAGATTGTGGAACTCCGGTCCTCCGTCAAAACGTCAGCGAATGCCCAATTGCAAAACGGGGTCATTACCACCCACGATTACATTGCCCAGGTAAATGCCGAAAATGAAGCGCGCCAATCGCTGGCACTTCACCAGATACAATTGCTGCAAGTGCAGTACAACCATAAAACAACCTCCGGAAATTAA
- a CDS encoding TetR/AcrR family transcriptional regulator, protein MKNAPNKALDSTTEEKIKDVARSMFTRKGFAATRVKDIAEESGINMALLNYYFRSKENLFDLIMVENIQQVAGSVHLIMTDESTSLREKIEKIVTFYIDLFTAQPELPLFIFSELNANPKKLGEIIGKKQLLRSHFARQVQEEMAKNQLHMHPLQVLMSIMSLIVFPFVGRPVVQLIGRIESTEFYALMQERKQLIPRWIDGILKGG, encoded by the coding sequence ATGAAGAACGCACCCAACAAGGCGCTTGACAGCACAACTGAGGAAAAAATTAAGGACGTAGCCCGCAGCATGTTCACGCGGAAAGGCTTTGCGGCTACCCGTGTAAAGGATATTGCCGAAGAGTCGGGGATAAATATGGCCCTACTCAACTATTATTTCCGCAGCAAAGAGAACCTGTTTGACCTGATCATGGTGGAGAATATTCAACAGGTAGCCGGTTCGGTACACCTGATCATGACGGACGAAAGCACAAGCCTTCGCGAGAAAATAGAGAAAATTGTCACCTTTTATATTGACCTGTTCACGGCCCAGCCAGAATTACCCTTATTCATCTTTAGTGAGCTCAATGCCAATCCCAAAAAACTGGGGGAGATTATCGGGAAAAAGCAACTACTGAGATCCCATTTTGCCAGACAAGTGCAGGAAGAAATGGCTAAAAATCAGCTTCATATGCATCCCCTGCAGGTACTGATGAGTATAATGAGCCTGATCGTTTTCCCGTTTGTTGGACGCCCCGTGGTGCAGCTTATCGGTCGAATAGAATCGACGGAGTTCTACGCCTTAATGCAGGAACGTAAGCAATTGATTCCCAGATGGATTGATGGAATACTGAAAGGCGGATAA